From one Paenibacillus terrae HPL-003 genomic stretch:
- a CDS encoding FlxA-like family protein yields MNISSTSSSSISIASTSSSTSTNDTGSLEKRKAQLEAEYNKVEQSKDNKDTKETKMKQIQQQIKQIEAQIAQQSSQSSSTSTPKMEKPAESSTETPRANTANSSDITGVGKSLDISI; encoded by the coding sequence ATGAACATTTCATCAACATCCAGCAGTTCTATATCTATTGCAAGCACCTCATCTTCAACCAGCACCAACGATACAGGCAGTCTTGAAAAGAGAAAAGCCCAACTTGAAGCGGAATACAATAAGGTAGAACAAAGCAAGGATAATAAGGATACAAAAGAAACCAAAATGAAGCAGATTCAGCAGCAAATTAAACAAATTGAAGCGCAAATTGCTCAGCAAAGTTCTCAATCCAGCAGCACGTCAACTCCAAAAATGGAAAAGCCAGCTGAAAGCAGCACGGAAACACCTCGTGCCAACACTGCTAACAGCAGCGACATTACGGGCGTTGGGAAGTCATTGGATATTTCAATTTAA
- a CDS encoding GNAT family N-acetyltransferase, whose amino-acid sequence MTLRTQMSRSSRDEARLVRNKLIEFNAKHVPADIRTQYEEINLILKNEDGQVIGGLLSVLCWNWVEVDILWVDQRYRGAGYGSQLLGEIEQIAKDKGCTFIQLNTFTFQAPEFYEKHGYEVVGVIDDAPRGFKHYYYKKSIY is encoded by the coding sequence ATGACGCTGAGAACTCAAATGAGTCGGAGCAGTAGAGATGAAGCGCGTTTGGTCAGAAACAAATTGATTGAATTTAATGCGAAACATGTACCTGCAGATATTCGAACCCAGTATGAAGAGATTAATCTTATTCTCAAAAATGAAGACGGCCAGGTCATTGGCGGCCTCCTAAGTGTACTGTGCTGGAATTGGGTAGAGGTTGATATTTTGTGGGTAGATCAGCGCTATAGAGGAGCGGGCTATGGCTCGCAGCTGCTTGGTGAAATCGAACAAATCGCTAAAGATAAAGGCTGTACATTTATTCAGCTCAACACGTTTACTTTTCAAGCACCCGAATTTTATGAAAAGCATGGATACGAAGTGGTCGGTGTCATTGATGACGCTCCCCGAGGCTTTAAACACTATTATTACAAGAAAAGTATCTACTGA
- a CDS encoding 8-oxo-dGTP diphosphatase: MIGLTTEVTHKLYTMCMVQDGTKVLLINRPDKKGFPGYIAPGGKVEFPESIVDGAIREVKEETGLTVREIVFKGIDEYCDPSQGLRYMVFNYLATATEGELLNNPPEGELLWVDMKEALNLPMQDWFKRRFPLFFEPGTFEVSLVWLADTDETLEATIKNYGV; this comes from the coding sequence TTGATCGGATTGACCACGGAAGTGACACACAAATTATATACCATGTGTATGGTTCAGGACGGAACCAAGGTATTGCTCATTAATAGACCGGATAAAAAGGGTTTTCCGGGCTACATTGCCCCAGGAGGGAAAGTAGAGTTTCCAGAGAGTATTGTGGACGGGGCTATTCGTGAAGTGAAGGAGGAAACGGGATTAACGGTCAGGGAAATTGTATTTAAAGGAATTGACGAATATTGTGACCCGAGCCAAGGGCTGAGATACATGGTCTTTAACTACTTGGCTACAGCAACGGAAGGTGAACTATTGAATAATCCCCCCGAGGGAGAACTGCTATGGGTGGATATGAAGGAGGCGCTCAATCTGCCGATGCAGGATTGGTTCAAGCGGAGATTTCCCTTGTTTTTCGAGCCGGGAACGTTCGAGGTTAGCCTCGTGTGGTTGGCGGATACGGACGAAACTCTCGAAGCAACGATTAAAAATTATGGGGTATAG
- a CDS encoding phosphotransferase family protein translates to MTTTIYFSSNRLGEVTNDQLQRVLDRFDLGRLLSSEKTAEGVMGQTLYISSTAGQFVLKGNPLFSGQWVEERFMVEQLHTRTSIPVPAPYLVDDTEDIFGWSYAVMPRLYGEHIHTPELQAKLTLRDKQQMAEMLAASLLELHSWKVKISGELDTTTLAIRPFKISYRTWLYARIRYWLEDAQKYSDITAQDLEWVEDMLEGSRQAFDQLEAATFVMGDFKPQNVLVQNGENGWRISGLFDFTTAYFGDGVADLPKIATMYLENGEQELARLFLTVYFKGMEANEGFAERFRVHMLHQQVLNWGCAKAMKQVTWDDKLSFAEWAQTFTDLTYLNHSRPFKHIKRRK, encoded by the coding sequence ATGACGACGACTATTTATTTTTCATCTAATCGGCTAGGAGAGGTCACGAATGATCAATTGCAAAGGGTGCTGGATCGTTTTGATTTGGGGCGTCTACTGTCTTCCGAAAAAACGGCAGAAGGAGTGATGGGACAAACTCTCTATATTTCCTCAACGGCTGGACAGTTTGTGTTAAAGGGCAACCCGCTTTTTTCCGGACAATGGGTGGAAGAAAGATTTATGGTGGAGCAACTGCACACACGGACTTCAATTCCTGTGCCGGCACCGTATTTAGTGGATGACACCGAGGACATTTTCGGCTGGAGCTATGCTGTTATGCCGCGTTTATATGGTGAGCACATACATACACCCGAACTGCAGGCAAAGCTGACCTTACGGGATAAACAGCAAATGGCTGAAATGCTTGCTGCTTCCCTGTTGGAGCTTCATAGCTGGAAGGTTAAGATCAGCGGGGAGCTGGATACAACGACTCTGGCTATTCGCCCTTTTAAAATCTCTTACCGGACATGGTTGTATGCAAGAATTCGATATTGGCTGGAGGATGCCCAAAAATACTCGGACATTACTGCACAGGATCTGGAATGGGTAGAGGACATGTTGGAAGGCTCACGTCAAGCATTCGATCAACTGGAAGCGGCCACATTTGTAATGGGAGATTTTAAACCGCAAAATGTTCTGGTGCAGAACGGGGAAAACGGCTGGAGAATTAGTGGGCTTTTTGATTTTACGACCGCTTATTTTGGTGATGGAGTTGCAGACCTGCCAAAGATAGCCACCATGTATCTGGAAAACGGCGAGCAAGAGCTGGCACGACTGTTTCTTACCGTTTATTTCAAAGGTATGGAGGCCAATGAAGGATTTGCTGAACGATTCCGGGTGCACATGCTGCATCAGCAGGTTCTTAACTGGGGATGTGCCAAAGCGATGAAGCAAGTCACTTGGGATGACAAGCTCTCTTTTGCAGAATGGGCCCAAACATTCACGGACTTGACATATTTAAATCATAGCAGACCATTCAAACATATAAAGAGAAGGAAGTGA
- a CDS encoding GNAT family N-acetyltransferase has translation MQTVKLVKPAREWREAYLSFYEEWKKSQEPMMPWVISIEPYDFEGMLTFLSNQENGIGLSGGWVKSSTYWLVNASEQVVGAVNIRHELNEHLFNAGGHIGYGIRPSARGNRYAVRMLALALEKAKELGITKALVVCDSENIASRKTIIRNGGMPDKDYVKEDGKRVNRFWIEL, from the coding sequence ATGCAAACCGTCAAATTGGTAAAGCCAGCTCGGGAATGGAGGGAAGCGTACCTTTCATTTTATGAAGAATGGAAAAAGAGCCAGGAGCCAATGATGCCTTGGGTAATTTCTATAGAGCCGTATGATTTTGAAGGAATGCTTACGTTTTTAAGCAATCAGGAAAATGGCATCGGCCTGTCTGGAGGCTGGGTCAAAAGCTCCACATACTGGCTTGTAAATGCAAGTGAACAGGTGGTTGGTGCGGTGAATATACGGCATGAGCTTAACGAACACCTATTCAATGCAGGAGGGCATATTGGTTACGGTATCCGTCCTTCGGCACGAGGGAACAGGTATGCTGTTCGCATGCTGGCTTTGGCGCTGGAGAAAGCAAAAGAGCTGGGGATTACCAAAGCCTTGGTCGTATGCGACTCCGAGAATATTGCCTCCAGAAAAACAATTATCCGCAACGGCGGAATGCCGGATAAGGATTACGTAAAGGAAGATGGAAAGCGTGTAAACCGCTTTTGGATCGAACTATAA
- a CDS encoding TetR/AcrR family transcriptional regulator has product MSKRKNLDPRIKRTHQLLRTALVQLLKEKDINSISIKDITQKADLTRGTFYLHYKDKNDFLIQCTEEILDELIDYVRPNEANPSLMIEWSNPAESFLKLFEFIGDEADFFYLMLSNRGLPEFRDHLLKIVKMKVYDKIILNINESKDGLLISKDILISYITSAHLGVIYSWLEGGMKYSHNYMASQLTYLTVTILGQLGIEKN; this is encoded by the coding sequence ATGTCTAAAAGGAAAAATCTGGACCCTCGTATTAAAAGAACACATCAATTATTAAGAACAGCACTAGTACAATTATTAAAAGAGAAGGATATAAATTCGATTTCAATTAAAGATATTACCCAAAAAGCAGACTTAACAAGAGGTACGTTTTATTTGCATTACAAAGACAAAAATGATTTTCTCATTCAATGTACAGAAGAAATCTTAGATGAATTAATTGATTATGTACGTCCAAATGAAGCTAATCCTTCTTTGATGATTGAATGGTCCAATCCAGCGGAATCATTCTTAAAGTTATTCGAGTTTATTGGAGATGAAGCCGATTTCTTTTATTTAATGCTTAGTAACCGTGGATTACCCGAATTCAGAGACCATTTGTTAAAAATAGTGAAAATGAAAGTGTACGATAAAATTATATTGAATATAAATGAATCTAAAGATGGACTCTTGATTTCTAAAGATATATTGATTAGCTATATTACCTCTGCCCATTTAGGAGTCATTTATAGCTGGTTAGAAGGTGGAATGAAATATAGTCATAACTATATGGCTAGTCAATTAACTTATTTAACTGTAACCATCTTAGGACAATTAGGTATTGAAAAAAATTAA
- a CDS encoding amidohydrolase family protein — protein MEQKPFRIDVHHHIIPEVYRAALETHGVDKSGGMTIKKWVPEDSLELMDRLGIQAAIGSISEPALIPITKKEDAKKNARQVNEFQAEMIQKYPNRFGGFAVIPLPDVDAALEEIRYALDVLKLDGVGLLTNYQEDFLGDPIFDPIFDELNKRQAVVHIHPSSPPASYKRPKYIVADFMIEFTFNTTRATTNLILGGTIERCPDLKIILSHGGGTIPFLKERISSSQLVVEKIMGDKIPNLKKNAEEYMKQFYYDTALITAPASLNAIKATTDVSHILYGSDAHYAPEDIEHYMNAQLEQFEGFSKEQLMDVTRNNALKLFPRFNM, from the coding sequence ATGGAACAGAAACCATTTCGTATCGATGTTCATCATCACATTATCCCAGAAGTTTACCGTGCTGCATTAGAAACACACGGAGTTGATAAGTCAGGAGGAATGACAATAAAAAAATGGGTCCCAGAAGATAGTTTAGAACTAATGGACAGACTTGGAATCCAAGCGGCAATCGGATCAATCTCAGAACCTGCTTTAATTCCAATTACAAAAAAAGAAGATGCAAAAAAAAATGCAAGGCAAGTTAATGAATTTCAAGCAGAAATGATACAAAAATATCCTAATCGTTTCGGTGGATTTGCCGTTATCCCATTACCAGATGTCGATGCAGCATTAGAGGAAATAAGGTACGCTTTAGACGTGTTAAAGTTGGATGGTGTAGGTCTTTTAACAAATTACCAAGAAGATTTCCTTGGAGACCCTATTTTTGATCCTATATTTGACGAACTGAATAAGCGTCAAGCAGTCGTTCATATCCATCCGAGTTCGCCACCTGCATCATATAAACGTCCAAAATATATTGTTGCAGACTTTATGATTGAATTTACATTTAATACCACCCGTGCAACGACCAATTTAATTCTAGGTGGAACGATTGAACGTTGTCCTGATTTAAAAATCATACTCTCTCACGGTGGAGGAACCATTCCGTTTCTAAAAGAAAGGATATCTAGTTCTCAACTTGTTGTAGAAAAGATTATGGGAGATAAAATACCTAATCTGAAAAAAAATGCAGAAGAATATATGAAACAGTTTTATTACGATACAGCTCTAATTACAGCTCCTGCTTCACTTAATGCAATAAAAGCAACGACAGACGTTTCTCATATTTTGTATGGTAGCGATGCACATTACGCCCCAGAAGACATAGAACATTATATGAATGCTCAACTTGAACAATTTGAAGGTTTTTCAAAGGAACAATTAATGGATGTTACGAGAAATAATGCTTTGAAACTTTTTCCTCGTTTTAATATGTAA
- a CDS encoding NAD(P)/FAD-dependent oxidoreductase, whose translation MTESLELYDVTIIGGGPAGMYTAFYSGMRDMKTKLIEAKHELGGRMRIYPEKMIWDVGGVTPILCKKLIEQLEQQARTFEPTIVLGQQITDLDRQDDGTFLLTSATGEQHWTRTVILAIGYGILKMAKLEIEGADRYEVTNLHYTVQELEPFRDKHVLISGGGDSAVDWANELESIAASVTVVHRRDHFGGHEKNVARMKASSVQVLTPYAVSQLHSSNGETIEQVTISHVETGETQILNVDAVIVNHGLKSDFGPIRDWGLDMGEWHARVSEKLETNVPGIFAAGDFVEYGSKLYLIAGTFTDAALALNSAKLYIDPSADKAAYVSSHNSRFKEKNRELGVLE comes from the coding sequence GTGACAGAGTCCTTGGAATTATATGATGTAACGATTATCGGCGGTGGTCCTGCCGGAATGTATACCGCATTTTATAGTGGAATGAGAGATATGAAAACCAAGCTGATCGAAGCCAAGCATGAGCTGGGCGGACGGATGCGCATATACCCGGAGAAGATGATATGGGATGTTGGGGGAGTTACCCCGATTTTATGTAAAAAGCTGATCGAACAGCTGGAGCAGCAGGCGCGAACATTCGAGCCTACGATTGTACTGGGGCAGCAGATTACAGACTTGGATCGCCAAGACGATGGAACCTTCCTGCTGACTTCTGCAACAGGGGAGCAGCATTGGACCCGTACCGTTATACTGGCAATAGGCTATGGCATTCTCAAAATGGCCAAGCTGGAGATTGAAGGGGCCGACCGTTATGAGGTTACGAACCTGCATTATACCGTGCAGGAACTGGAGCCGTTCCGGGACAAGCATGTTCTGATTTCCGGCGGAGGCGATTCGGCGGTGGATTGGGCGAATGAGCTGGAATCTATTGCGGCGAGTGTGACTGTCGTACATCGGCGGGATCATTTTGGCGGACATGAGAAAAATGTAGCTCGTATGAAAGCGTCTTCGGTCCAAGTCCTCACACCTTATGCGGTGAGTCAGCTACATAGCAGCAACGGAGAAACGATTGAGCAGGTGACGATCAGTCATGTAGAGACGGGTGAAACCCAGATACTGAATGTCGATGCAGTTATTGTGAATCATGGCCTGAAATCCGATTTCGGTCCAATTCGGGACTGGGGACTGGACATGGGAGAGTGGCATGCCCGGGTGAGTGAAAAGCTGGAAACGAATGTACCGGGGATTTTCGCCGCAGGTGATTTTGTCGAGTACGGAAGCAAGCTGTATCTGATTGCAGGTACGTTCACGGATGCTGCCCTTGCACTGAACAGCGCCAAGCTGTACATTGATCCCTCAGCAGACAAAGCGGCTTATGTATCCTCCCATAACAGCCGTTTCAAGGAAAAGAACCGTGAGCTGGGTGTCTTGGAGTAG
- a CDS encoding HD domain-containing protein, protein MEKRTEQQAAVMEVIIQKAEQFVQQQLEHDHSGHDWWHIDRVRKLSLKIAAQEGADSFICELAALLHDVADEKLNDSKQAGLDKVEQWLRLHVSDSGVITHVMTIIATMSYNGGQNPPMETLEGQVVQDADRLDALGAIGIARTFMYAGSKGTMMHHPDKDFSQHDYRATGKSAIYHFYEKLLKLKDLMNTAYAKEMAAVRHQWMEMYLEQFYREWNADDQ, encoded by the coding sequence ATGGAAAAACGAACAGAGCAGCAGGCAGCTGTTATGGAAGTTATTATTCAAAAGGCAGAGCAATTTGTACAGCAGCAGCTGGAGCATGACCACAGTGGTCACGATTGGTGGCATATTGACCGGGTGAGAAAGCTGTCTCTTAAGATTGCTGCCCAAGAGGGCGCAGATTCGTTTATTTGTGAACTGGCTGCCCTGCTGCATGATGTGGCGGACGAAAAATTAAATGATTCCAAACAAGCAGGGCTGGATAAAGTGGAGCAGTGGCTGCGTCTGCATGTAAGTGATTCTGGAGTTATCACGCACGTGATGACTATAATTGCGACGATGTCGTACAATGGTGGCCAAAATCCGCCTATGGAAACGCTGGAGGGTCAGGTTGTACAGGATGCAGACCGATTGGATGCACTTGGAGCGATCGGTATTGCAAGAACCTTTATGTATGCAGGCTCAAAAGGCACTATGATGCATCACCCGGATAAAGATTTTTCACAGCACGATTATCGTGCCACAGGCAAAAGTGCCATATACCATTTTTACGAAAAGCTGTTGAAGCTCAAGGATTTAATGAATACAGCTTACGCTAAAGAAATGGCGGCTGTCCGGCATCAATGGATGGAGATGTATTTGGAGCAGTTTTATAGAGAATGGAATGCGGATGATCAATAA
- a CDS encoding SPFH domain-containing protein codes for MFGFNFVKFQPSEYVMKVKNGKVVREGVGLSFYYYAPTTSAVVVPVSSIDVPFMFEDMTNDFQAVTVQGQLTYRIVDYRRMTQILNYTYDLKANRYISDDPGKLAQRVINIAKVLTKKYLERVPLKEAVQSSERLAQSMAKDIAQHAEIEKLGIEVMGLSILAILPNKETMRALEAQAREEILRNADHALYERRNASIEQERRVKENELNTEIAVETKKKQIRETQLDAERSVKQKQSEMKEEQLRFDTALEEKKRELIELTVTNKKAEADAKAYELTAVMKSLQDVEPNVLQAMANMDMSPDKLIAIAFQELAENAGKIGQLNITPDLLQGLMSGTVTGGSEGTRGSGGRAR; via the coding sequence ATGTTCGGATTTAATTTTGTGAAATTTCAGCCTAGCGAATATGTGATGAAGGTGAAGAACGGCAAGGTGGTCCGTGAGGGTGTCGGATTATCCTTTTATTATTATGCTCCAACGACCTCGGCCGTCGTCGTGCCTGTCTCTTCCATTGATGTACCGTTCATGTTTGAGGACATGACGAATGATTTTCAGGCGGTAACGGTGCAGGGACAGCTGACTTATCGAATTGTGGATTATCGGAGAATGACGCAGATTTTGAATTATACGTATGACTTGAAGGCAAATCGCTACATTTCGGATGACCCAGGCAAGCTGGCCCAACGGGTGATTAACATTGCAAAGGTGCTGACCAAAAAATATCTGGAGCGTGTTCCGCTCAAAGAGGCTGTTCAATCCAGTGAACGTTTGGCCCAAAGCATGGCGAAGGATATCGCTCAACACGCGGAAATCGAAAAGCTCGGTATTGAGGTGATGGGACTGTCGATTTTGGCAATTTTACCGAATAAAGAAACGATGAGAGCGCTGGAGGCGCAGGCGAGGGAGGAAATTCTTCGCAATGCGGATCACGCCCTGTATGAGCGGCGGAATGCTTCCATTGAGCAGGAGCGGCGTGTGAAGGAGAATGAGCTGAACACCGAAATTGCAGTGGAGACGAAAAAGAAGCAAATCCGCGAAACCCAGCTCGATGCCGAACGTTCAGTGAAGCAGAAGCAAAGCGAGATGAAGGAGGAGCAACTGCGTTTTGATACGGCTTTGGAGGAGAAAAAACGTGAGCTGATTGAGCTGACCGTAACGAATAAAAAGGCGGAAGCCGATGCCAAGGCCTATGAGCTGACGGCAGTCATGAAATCGTTGCAGGATGTTGAGCCGAACGTGCTTCAGGCGATGGCGAACATGGATATGAGTCCGGATAAGCTGATTGCGATTGCATTCCAGGAGCTTGCAGAGAATGCAGGGAAAATCGGTCAGCTAAACATTACACCAGACTTGTTGCAAGGACTGATGTCCGGTACGGTAACAGGCGGATCGGAAGGAACGAGGGGATCAGGAGGAAGAGCACGATGA
- a CDS encoding LuxR C-terminal-related transcriptional regulator, translated as MSAQYTPFSQLKDARQQIISLGEKAPSSQAYKHTLIDRLRTQVSFDAACCTSIDPHTLLSTGAFTESGVDGIHYKLLEYEYLRNDVMKYDQLVRDGQSIATLNGATGGHLIRSARYRDVLQPAGFGDELRVPLMYKGSCWGFLTLFRLHTEPVFSEEEQQLLEALAPSIAYHLRQASVGLSPDSGITMENDMEPGVLVLSGKLEPISSNPTADRWLKLLRQQEGIDENSLPAPVRAVCFRALSTALPLGGQIGGELGRPLSNDRRVASPAKLCIPAADAGTPWVTLRATLLQSRQSKDEKQLAVWFEPAKASEMLPLMAEMFAWSERERQIVRLIVQGFSTRELASALHISAYTVQDHLKAIFLKTGVSSRRELVWKVYSRFN; from the coding sequence ATGAGCGCACAATATACACCATTTTCACAGCTAAAAGATGCTCGACAGCAAATCATTTCACTGGGAGAAAAAGCCCCTTCATCCCAAGCGTACAAACATACGCTAATCGACCGCTTACGTACTCAGGTTTCGTTCGATGCGGCGTGTTGTACGTCAATAGATCCTCATACACTGCTTTCCACAGGGGCATTCACCGAATCAGGCGTGGATGGCATTCATTACAAGCTGTTAGAGTACGAATATCTGCGCAATGATGTGATGAAATACGACCAGTTGGTGCGGGATGGGCAATCCATAGCGACTCTAAACGGAGCTACGGGAGGTCATCTGATTCGGAGCGCACGTTACAGGGATGTTTTGCAGCCTGCCGGATTCGGGGATGAGCTACGTGTTCCGTTAATGTACAAAGGAAGCTGTTGGGGATTTCTCACGTTGTTTCGCCTTCATACGGAGCCGGTATTTAGTGAGGAAGAGCAGCAGCTTCTAGAAGCCTTAGCACCGTCCATAGCCTACCATTTGCGTCAGGCCAGTGTGGGCTTATCTCCAGACTCCGGTATAACTATGGAAAATGATATGGAGCCAGGGGTTCTGGTGCTTTCCGGCAAGCTGGAGCCGATTTCCTCCAATCCAACGGCAGACCGGTGGCTAAAGTTGCTTCGGCAGCAGGAAGGCATCGACGAAAATAGCCTTCCCGCGCCCGTTCGGGCGGTATGCTTTCGCGCACTATCCACAGCCCTTCCGCTAGGTGGCCAAATCGGGGGAGAGCTTGGCAGGCCCCTCTCTAATGACAGAAGGGTTGCTTCACCAGCCAAACTATGTATACCCGCCGCAGACGCAGGAACCCCGTGGGTAACACTCAGGGCCACCCTTCTTCAAAGCAGGCAAAGTAAAGATGAAAAACAGCTTGCCGTATGGTTTGAGCCTGCTAAAGCATCTGAAATGCTGCCGCTCATGGCCGAGATGTTTGCTTGGTCCGAGCGTGAAAGACAGATTGTCCGGCTCATTGTTCAAGGCTTTTCGACCCGAGAATTGGCAAGCGCACTTCATATTTCAGCCTACACGGTGCAAGATCATCTAAAAGCGATTTTCTTGAAAACAGGTGTAAGCAGTCGTCGCGAGCTGGTATGGAAGGTATATTCCAGATTCAACTAA
- a CDS encoding class I SAM-dependent methyltransferase, which yields MSWNDPNVRKYPDTIALKIPGYAHLYEMTDRLITAQLEAQARTQTADPNVLIIGAGGGQELITFGGQHAAWSFTAVDPSERMLDLARQRVAQAGIRSKISFVTGTLEGLPGELLQELFQEQPKEQSGKQIEESHAEPIYDAATCLLVLHFLLSMESKRALLQQISARLKPGAPFCLASINGNPQEAAFSIQMQAWKRHMLDQGIPLEDWERFAASIGRESDPVSNTAIQGMLVDAGFTHITRYFGAFLVNAWLAVKGGESTHDKG from the coding sequence ATGAGCTGGAACGATCCGAATGTACGCAAGTACCCGGACACGATTGCTTTAAAAATACCGGGATATGCTCATCTGTATGAGATGACGGACCGCTTGATAACCGCACAGCTTGAGGCTCAGGCCCGCACGCAGACCGCAGATCCGAATGTACTGATCATCGGGGCTGGTGGCGGTCAGGAGCTGATTACATTCGGAGGACAACATGCGGCTTGGTCTTTTACGGCAGTTGATCCATCTGAACGCATGCTGGATTTGGCACGTCAGCGTGTGGCGCAAGCGGGCATAAGGTCAAAAATATCATTTGTCACAGGCACGTTGGAAGGGCTGCCCGGAGAACTACTCCAAGAGCTATTCCAAGAACAGCCTAAGGAGCAGTCTGGAAAACAGATCGAGGAATCACACGCGGAGCCGATTTATGATGCTGCCACCTGCCTGCTGGTGCTTCATTTTCTTCTCAGCATGGAGAGCAAACGGGCATTGCTACAACAGATATCTGCTCGTCTCAAACCGGGCGCGCCTTTTTGCTTGGCCTCCATCAATGGAAATCCACAGGAGGCTGCCTTTTCCATTCAAATGCAGGCGTGGAAAAGGCATATGCTGGATCAGGGCATTCCTCTGGAGGATTGGGAGCGATTCGCAGCCTCCATTGGCCGTGAGTCAGACCCGGTGTCCAATACAGCAATACAGGGAATGTTGGTAGATGCAGGCTTTACCCATATCACCCGGTATTTTGGCGCTTTTTTAGTGAATGCCTGGCTTGCAGTTAAAGGGGGAGAATCTACTCATGACAAAGGATAA
- a CDS encoding saccharopine dehydrogenase family protein, with product MTKDNIIIIGGYGHVGKILCTELSEMFPGKVFAAGRSMERAAEFSKQSGGKVLPLQLNIYEPIDPSILKQAKIVIMCLDQENTELVRACLQHGVHYMDITANAAFLSKVEQCHQEARAYQATALLSVGLAPGLTNLLALQATQLMDQTDELNISLMLGLGDEHGQAAIEWTVDQIHTDLEVMEQGRPVIRKSFGDGRVADFGAGVGRYRAYRFPFSDQQTLPRTLGIPTVSTRLCFDSRLTTRLLAGIRTTGISGLLRQQSVRNAVVRSFGKLRLGGNAVAVKVDARGTLHGKETKVECQLRGHHQSDLTAKAGVFAALALYRSELPHGVFHMEQCFSWNRMREWLGQRVAVDIQVNGQQV from the coding sequence ATGACAAAGGATAACATTATCATCATTGGCGGATATGGTCATGTCGGAAAAATTTTATGCACGGAGCTAAGTGAAATGTTTCCCGGCAAGGTGTTTGCCGCAGGGCGTAGCATGGAACGTGCCGCTGAATTTAGCAAGCAATCGGGTGGTAAGGTACTGCCTTTACAACTTAATATTTATGAGCCGATCGACCCGTCGATTTTAAAGCAGGCCAAGATCGTTATCATGTGTCTGGATCAGGAAAACACAGAGTTGGTACGTGCCTGCCTTCAGCATGGGGTGCATTATATGGATATTACCGCGAATGCAGCTTTCCTGAGTAAGGTGGAGCAGTGTCATCAGGAGGCACGAGCTTATCAGGCGACTGCCCTGCTAAGTGTGGGTTTGGCCCCGGGGCTGACGAATCTGTTAGCGTTGCAAGCGACGCAGCTTATGGATCAGACGGATGAGTTGAACATATCTCTAATGCTGGGCTTGGGAGACGAACACGGTCAGGCTGCCATTGAATGGACAGTGGACCAGATTCATACCGATTTGGAGGTTATGGAACAGGGGCGCCCGGTGATTCGAAAAAGCTTTGGCGACGGGCGAGTGGCAGACTTCGGCGCAGGAGTGGGGCGTTACCGCGCGTATCGTTTTCCTTTTTCCGATCAGCAGACACTGCCACGTACGCTCGGAATTCCTACGGTCAGCACACGTCTTTGCTTCGATTCGCGGTTGACCACCCGGCTTCTGGCAGGGATTCGGACAACAGGGATATCGGGTTTACTCCGACAGCAATCCGTGCGTAACGCAGTGGTTCGCAGCTTTGGCAAGCTGCGTCTGGGAGGGAACGCGGTAGCGGTCAAGGTAGATGCGCGAGGAACCCTCCATGGCAAGGAAACGAAAGTCGAATGCCAACTAAGGGGGCATCATCAATCCGATTTAACCGCCAAAGCAGGTGTCTTTGCAGCGCTGGCGCTATACCGTTCTGAGCTTCCTCATGGTGTATTTCATATGGAACAGTGTTTTTCGTGGAATCGTATGCGGGAATGGCTGGGGCAGCGGGTAGCCGTAGATATTCAGGTGAATGGACAGCAGGTATAG